The following DNA comes from Erigeron canadensis isolate Cc75 chromosome 3, C_canadensis_v1, whole genome shotgun sequence.
AAATGTACATAATAAAGCCAAGGTGCACCACTTTGCAGGCAAGGCCTACAGTGTACTACAATGGTTAGTGTCTAGTCAGTGACTCACATTGCCATGGTAAATTTACAAAACACTCCTCCATATCTCAGTTATCCaatacatacaaacaaacaAGTGTATCTCATCAtcactatatctatatctagcCGTTAATAAAGCTACTGTACATCTGCCGCGTGGGCATCATCTCATGACCATCTTTTGCTTTCTATAAACATATCAGACTATCCTCTAAAATCTTTGACTCtatcctttttttttgaaaggcactTTGACTCTATCCTGTTCTTGCAattttcaactccaatggcttcCATTCACAAATCTCTCTACATTAATGCAGTCTTCACTTTTTTCTTTGCTTTGCTATGTTCTTCTCATGCTTACAACTTCAAAATCGGTGGCAAAGATGGCTGGACTTTACATCCTTCAGAAAGCTACAATCAATGGTCTGGCAGAATGAGGTTCCTCATCAATGACACCCTCCGTATGTGTTCTTCTCCCTTATTTCttgactatttttttattaatatatatattctagcCAAAATTTCTGTCATGTACATGTGAGTTATTTTAAAGATTGTTTCTTTGATATGGGTTTTCTTTTGTCTTTAGATAGGATTTTAGCTTTTGCCATGTGGGTTGCTTATctactactcctttataatgattattcacccCTGTTAGATTGTCTttaataaacaacccttaaggaaagggttattagatattatcaaaattacctttaatgaattaatttacactttaaatctttatcttctaaaatattactatcaccattgtatcaacttacacggttagaccaCTCGACACTAATTGTCGATGTCTTtgatcaccacccgtcaccgacaccactaaaccaatgtcaccgtcgccgcattgcacgggtacaatgctagtaatGTGTAAATGTTGTAGCACTTCAAGtaattgatatatgattttagtcTTTTTGTGGGTTTAACTTAAAACTATTACCATGTTCTCTATGTATTCCAGTTTTAGGTTGAccattattttgttatttttaaagtttaattcttgCAAAAATTTTAGTGTAAAATGATTGCTATGTAATTTTTATTCGGTGTTTTGGGTTTTACTTTCAccatttaaagtttaaatttctCAAATTATTGAGCTAATACATAGTCCTGAAATTTATATTCTAATACATTTGTAATTAATTCAACTATTAACTCATATATTTACCGATTCTCTTGGTCTCCACTTTGATCTAACTTTGTTAATGTTTCAACACtaaatttttaaacatattcatAATCCTATCATATAAGTCACATTCAATTATTTTTCTTGGTGTCATGTCCTATTTACTTGTTTGGTTATTACTTATCTACCATAAATATTCCTCgtattaaaaaagtataaaccATTTAAAATTTTCAGCACAATATTTCTTGAGTTTTGACatgggtttttgattttatcatATGGGTGGTtaaaaagtttgaatcttgatATCCAGATTTCAAGTACAACAGCGGGTCAGATTCAGTATTGGTGGTCAACAAAGGCGACTATGATAGTTGCAACACAAACAACCCCATCACCACCCTCACCGGCGGCGATTCTTTTATCAACTTGAACCGCTCAGGCCCTTTTTACTTCATAAGTGGTAACAAAACTAATTGTGATCAAGGTCAGAAGCTAATTGTGGTTGTTTTGTCACCTAAAAAGAGACTACCACCTGCCGGAGCTCCAGCTCCAGCAATGTCTTCACTAGCTCCGATAGGGTCCTCTGTTTCCGCACCACCAGAATCTGGGGCGTCTATTGCAGCTAGTCCGGTGGCTGGCCCGGATGGAGGGGCTGCTTCTCCGACCGATATGAGTGCTCCGGCACCGGCGTCGGTGGCAGCAAGACCGGCGGTTTGTGCAACATTAAGTGTGTTACTTGGCATGATACTAatatttgggtttgggttggtTTGTTAGTATGTTTATTTCTCGAGAGAAATATGAGCtaggtttttattaattaaactcTTGGTTGTCTGTTAATAAAATGATTGAATTTctaatttaatgataatatttttatgGGGTTGTCTAATATGCTATTAACAGCAAATGGTTATCTGCTGTTTCACCTCACATTCAGGGGGGGCTAAGTTTTTATTTCATCACCTGGGAAAATTAATGTGAGGGTAGGGGCTGATGTTTGcagtatataatatttttcctatttttatttatgcatTCAATTTTTTTGCATATTTTTGTAAGACGAATCAACatagattaagtttaagttgtGTTCGATAGTATATTCCCAAGGGGATAAATGTATCGGCTCGCATAAGCAGATAAACTTCGATTCGATTTGtttatatagttattatttactCAAGCTTAACTTGAACTAGCCAAATGAATATTGTAAATACGTGTAGATATAACTTTCATTGGTTGCAATTATGATTAGTTTTAAGTCAATGAATTATATTAGCCACTAGTGGATTATGGACTTTCATTATATTAGCCACGAGTACTCGTTTAATCTAGGGCTTTAGATATAAAGTTCGAGTATAAAATTATTATGGATTATGGACTTTCATTAACATCTCTTGTTTATCCATGAGTGAATGAATTATAAACATGGAGAAAATCCGTTATTAGTGTATCTAAATCTGTGGTTAGGAATCCCACTGAACCTAAAATTGTGGATTAATTTTCTCTAAAACCCACATCCACATCCTATATTAGGAATAGTTAGCAACAAATATGCCTTTAGAAACAATCCATGGCATGATGAGATTTTTGGGTAGAAAGATATAAACcacaacataaacatatattgatCATTCTTATAATcctaagaaagaaagaatcattaccgtttttattaatttaaaaataaccaTTTTTATAAGATATGGCTAAAAACgtttgtttgtttcttgttATAATCTTAGCAATCTCTTTTCCATGTTTTCAAACAACCGTGTCCATGTTACCCCAGTGGTCTGTACTAAGCCGTCTGTCTGGAGGGGCATCTCGTCAACTCGTGGATGACACGATTGATATGAGGGAAGAAATGATGATGGAGTCAGAAAGTGCTCGTAGAATCCTGGCCGGAAGGGGATATATAAGCTATGGTGCAATGCATAAGAATAATGTGCCGTGTAACCAACGAGGTCAATCGTATTACGATTGTAACAGTAGAGGTGAGGCTAACCCGTATAATCGAGGGTGTAATGTTATTACTAGGTGTGGTGGTCGCTAATTATATTAGAAGCAAGATAGTTTATTTTTCAATTACATGATCTCTTCCTCGGTTTATTTCTTTGGAATTGTAAAGTTTAGCAATTATGCAGATAGCTGTTGCCAATAaatattatttgatttattttgaaataaaattcgTTTTACGGTTTGCTAACACTCATATATGTAGGTTTGGTAAGTGTTAATACCAATGTAATTGTTGTATTTTAACCGAATGATGTCTAAACGTAGATAGACTTGTAAATGAGATGAACAAATACgagttatgtttatttatgtacACCCGTTTGGGTTGAATACCTAAATTGAGCATttgtataaaacatataaagacTTATGTGAAAGCTTTTGTGTTTTTCAATAGATGGATAAATAGTAGCGAGCCAGGATTTTTGGTAGGTGGTTTCCAAACCATTTTCATAATACTAACAAGCTTATTTGAAGACATGAGATTTTAAGTGGATATTTTGTGTGATTGACAATTACCTTAAAACTCAACAAATACATAGAATTAGTACTAGAAATCTcgagttttatagatattgtggGGTTGCTATGGCCACCCTTAACCACCACATAGCCCCACCACTGTGGATAAATActtataagttaaaaaaagaagTTGATATGTTTTGAATTCAAATCCGATTGTCGATTAAATTTACATTATATCTATGGGATTAGTATTTCAGAATTCAATCGACTTCACATGAATTGTTATAGTGTGTATCAAACTTCAAtcatgtgtattgtatgtaatgaattttCAAATCTTATGCATTGTTTGTATCCGATcaataaaaaacttacaagtcATAGCTTATATGGCTGCCACATACACGCGagtacatacaatgcacaagatttgaaagttctttacatacaatgcacataaTTAAAGTTTAATACATACTATaacaattcgtgtaaagttgtttacattatatctatatatgctAGAATTTTATATCTAGAGAAAGTATTCTTAGATGGATCTCACGTGAAACAAACTATTATCTCTTATGGGGCAAATATATAATCGGCTAAATTTATTGGTTTTTTCACCTGAGTGATAATTGGCACTTTTTGGTTTGTTAGGTTCCACTAGCCTTATCTTTTGTCAAAAGTGACAAATCTTCTTGGCAAATATAATCCGCGTTATAGAGCCGATATAATTGAACGTTCGGTGAGTGACTATACCTTTTATTTAGCAATTTGGTACTTTGCGCACATTTTAGCACTATACCCCCATTCTTTGGCTAAATTtggctttttttaaaaaaaaataaaaaaattaactaacGGACATGTGGTGAAGTtctcatttatttaaaaagtaattCTTTTATCCATACGATGTGtgattatttaaaaatgttgttttagttatatgaatatttatagtaacttttaacaactatacattatttaggcatgtacatataaatctatattatcattaaatgaaaatttttacatttattgaaatagataaattcaaaatataactcttattatttatgaaaatctttgcatttatataaaaacatacgttatcaaatattcatattaactatcacatattatacttcatgcaatactaatgaacataaaatgaagttaaaatgtaaatataatgtaaaatcataacgatcttttattttttcaaagtgatatgtgacttattagatattcatcacactctttcaaagaaaatagtttcataaaatttacttcatcaaataataaaattcgtaaaagttgaaaaactttAATTAGATATAGCTAGAAACCAATTCAAATTACGTTGAATTCACctagtaattgataatagtttttataaaacgtaaaatcactaccatgaaaatgataaaaaaaaaaaactatattacaatgtgatatataatattggttatattggatagtaaaattaagaaataaataatttgaaaaccaaatattttttaattttaaaaatagattttaaattcatacaatttctattatgatataaaatgtgattttttacttttatttttataagatttttgtttatatatagattttatttttatttaatttaatagttttagataatataattttgtagatttatatattgtaaaaaatatagagatgccacataggataaagacaacttttaaaaatatctttaaatGATAGAAGATTTTAAAAtgttatgataattattattttaatatttatatagactTGTTAAAAAATGTCAATTTTTGGCAAGTTGGTAGTACACCTTGCCCTATCACCAAgctatgttttttaattttttttctttattttcatctGTATATACAAAAGTTTAGAATCTTGTTTATTACTTGATTTTtctgataataaaaaaatatatcaaaacaataacaataaaatagtACATGCTAAAATACTTTGAGaggattttttaaaagtttgttagcattaaaatgaaaacaaaagaaTTTAGTGAGTTCTTAGCAAAAACTAAAGAtgtatttgaaaaaataaaaaataaatctaacaaaacgaaaatgaaatgatttcaGTTGTTTGGTAGAAGATAGGAACGCAAGATACGGAGATATTGATCTTTCGGGAAATCTCATATATTCACTTTCTTCTATTTTGAGTAGAAATAAGTTGGAtagagattttttaaagttgtaaaTAGCTTTATTAGTGAAATTAGAGGAGTTTTGAGTTTTGGACTAAAATCAAAAGTTAGGATTTAaagataattattaaatattgatctataattttaatctaatggtcaagatttgAAAATCTCATTAAAATAAGTAATCTTTACTGTTATTTACAAAAGGACAAAAAATGAAAACGAGAAAACTAATTTTCATATTCTTGAGGTCAATATATCGAGTCTCATCAGCATccaccaataaactaaaacatgattgatatattcttgaaacgacacgtggcgtaatctttGATCGATATGTgtccttttaatatatttattttgttaaattagtttttttagttgtatataaattcaatttagaATCAAACTCTAACTATtctattaataaatttattgtcattaataaactctaactagattttagacccgtgtcaaatacacgggtttacTTTGTTATAAAGATTAGATTATTATCAAAGTTTAATTATATGAAAGCTAAATTGTCTTGTtaactcaaaagaaaaaatagccaaaaaataATCCTGAAAGATGTTAAGAACGTACTTAAAATAAGGATAGATGTTTCATCCAAAAAGTTGAACTTACATGCATGTTTTGCTAGCAGAAACATTCAGTTGGTGGATTTTACTTGACAGTTTGAAATTAATCGGAACGCTCATTCTTTAAGTAGATGTCTAAAGTTCGGAATTAGTAAATAATGGATTGAGCGATATATCTTTTTGCCctgttaattaataaattaatagtcaatttttaagataaatacatgttatgaataatatattattGGAAGTGGATTACTTATTCATCTACCAATATTTCAAAAAAAGGATAATAGTACAATTGCCTTTATAATCTTAAATATTTACgttagttttttattatttttttagtaatttattttatatttatatcatagaACATATAATTAAGATATCTAATAGCTATTTTTCTATTATTCTGTTgaatatataatagttattattcattatctattatattggaattaatggttaaaaagtgtaaacttgtgattgaaaacaaaaaaatgtatattaaaataattataaattaagtatttagtgagagtaaaaagtgtaaattattgatgaaagacaaaaaaaaaaaaatgtaaatatggagattttttctacaaacattaatataaatataatatattaatatatttgaataataataattaggatttttaatttatactaaattaaaaatgacATCAACAATTTCAAATTTGACAAAATAAAGAGCTATGATTGGATAATAAACTATTTGACCatttgtcttttagtatatgtaGTTTTTTGACTGGGCCCAATACACGAGAAATTTAGACattatgaaaatataattaagtATATGCAACCCAAAAAGTCTTAGACATTCAAATGTGAGAAAAAAagatacttaaaaaaaatgaaaagtccGATGTAAATAATGTAAGCTAATTAAATTAAAggaaatcattttattcaaaatatcaTTCACTTTTAGGTATTTTTTACGGGACTAAATCTTAGTAACAAATTAAcaccaaatttacaaatagTTAGACTAGAATTAGAAAGATATTGAGAAGTTTatactttattatattttgGGTAACTATCATGTATTTAGAAGCGTTTCTGGTCGTGTTTTATTAGAATTAGACAGGGTTTTTATTATCTGGCTGTgatcattattttattaattattattattttattatatattatatatgttgatcCAAATTAATGGCATAGATGTTAATCCAAATTAATACAACATCGTGGTcgacttgtttttttttttatataaaaaaatttggatatatatttttattatttagttgtGATCCTTATTAATATCGCATATGTTAACGTAAATTAATAATCCAATTTAATACCATATATGTTTATCCAAATTAATATCATATGTTGGTCATCTTGGTCGActtgatcttttatttttttttgttttttaaatgttagtttttttataaggtaatttagtcacatgtttaataacttaatttagataaatcgagagctatgattggtcaattgCAATTAGAtcagttgccttttagtatattgtaatattgtcattaataaattatctctttttctttctcaattattgaactcttattacttatattatttataataagttattaacatgaagacttcaaaaatgaatttacgatccgaaattacAAGGCTATTTTTCATCATCCACGATCCATTATAAttacaagttttgattttgatatggttttaaaaatttaaagtaaatcaaaattttaactaaacatatattatatttatcattattgtttattataacttagcttTCATTattgatttactttaaccatGATTTATTTCATAGATGGATGATGTGTGAGACATTCGAATTTCATTATGATACGATCTATATAGCTACCATACATCGCAATTGTTAGCACCTGTTAGCACCTGTATAAGTATTAAATTGAATTAAGAAAACGGCATGTATGGAGCCTCTCCAGGGTACCCTCCACTGAGCATAAAAGTCACGCAGCCTCTCTTTCCGTTTCCGGTACAGTGAGTCCACTCTGCATAAAAGTCACGCGGCCTCTCTTTATTCCGTTAAGCAAACCACACGATGGCGGCCAACGGCTTGAAACCGGCGTTAACGTCACAGGCATACTTAGACGGATCTCACGTCCAGCAAACTAAATCCCTTATCACTGAGCTATGCCGTCTCTTTTACACTCTCGGTTGGGTTTCCGGCACCGGCGGCAGCATCACCGCCAAAGTCCACGACGATTCCGTCCCTAAATCTGATCAGCTCATCATCATGTCTCCCTCCGGTATCCTCC
Coding sequences within:
- the LOC122593416 gene encoding early nodulin-like protein 2, with product MASIHKSLYINAVFTFFFALLCSSHAYNFKIGGKDGWTLHPSESYNQWSGRMRFLINDTLHFKYNSGSDSVLVVNKGDYDSCNTNNPITTLTGGDSFINLNRSGPFYFISGNKTNCDQGQKLIVVVLSPKKRLPPAGAPAPAMSSLAPIGSSVSAPPESGASIAASPVAGPDGGAASPTDMSAPAPASVAARPAVCATLSVLLGMILIFGFGLVC
- the LOC122591953 gene encoding rapid alkalinization factor-like; translated protein: MAKNVCLFLVIILAISFPCFQTTVSMLPQWSVLSRLSGGASRQLVDDTIDMREEMMMESESARRILAGRGYISYGAMHKNNVPCNQRGQSYYDCNSRGEANPYNRGCNVITRCGGR